In Primulina huaijiensis isolate GDHJ02 chromosome 6, ASM1229523v2, whole genome shotgun sequence, a single window of DNA contains:
- the LOC140978218 gene encoding solanesyl diphosphate synthase 3, chloroplastic/mitochondrial-like isoform X1, whose protein sequence is MLFVRGLTRVTRTGCNRYRWVYSSLLGDGQRHLPQPCSQFRFPDHYSQEVLGCRVIYSWVSSAISTIGKHSQHQGTYVVKEQLDPFSLVADELSILANSLRSMVITKVPKLASAAEYFFKMGVEGKRFRPTVLLLMATALNIPMPRPASDAAGNPLSLELRSRQRCIAEITEMIHVASLLHDDVLDDADTRRGIGSLNFVMGNKLAVLAGDFLLSRACVALASLKNTEVVSLLAMVVEHLVTGETMQMTTSSDQRCSMEYYMQKTYYKTASLISNSCKAIALLAGQTAETSILAYEYGKNLGLAFQLIDDVLDFTGTSSSLGKGSLSDIRHGIITAPILFAMEEFPELRTIVDQGFDNTANVDRALEYLGKSQGIGRTRELAAKHANLASAAIDSLPENNDEDVQKSRRALVELTHRVIVRTK, encoded by the exons ATGTTATTTGTAAGGGGGCTGACCCGGGTTACGAGGACGGGTTGCAACAGATATCGATGGGTATACTCTTCATTACTTGGTGATGGCCAGCGTCATTTACCTCAGCCCTGCTCCCAGTTTCGCTTTCCTGATCATTATTCCCAAGAG GTTTTGGGTTGCAGAGTTATTTATTCTTGGGTTTCAAGTGCCATAAGTACTATTGGGAAACATTCTCAACATCAGGGAACCTATGTTGTTAAG GAGCAATTAGATCCATTTTCTCTCGTTGCTGATGAACTGTCCATTCTGGCAAATAGCTTGAGGTCCATGGTAATTACAAAG GTCCCCAAGCTTGCCTCTGCTGCAGAATACTTTTTTAAAATGGGAGTCGAAGGAAAAAGATTTCGACCCACA GTTCTGTTGCTGATGGCCACAGCTTTAAATATTCCAATGCCGAGACCAGCTTCTGATGCTGCTGGCAATCCTTTGTCCTTGGAATTGCGTTCAAGACAGCGATGTATTGCTGAGATCACAGAGATGATCCAT gtTGCCAGCCTCCTCCATGATGACGTGTTGGATGATGCTGACACAAGGCGTGGGATTGGTTCATTGAATTTTGTAATGGGTAACAAG TTAGCTGTACTGGCTGGAGATTTCTTGCTTTCTAGAGCTTGTGTGGCACTTGCTTCTTTAAAAAACACCGAG GTTGTATCACTCTTGGCTATGGTTGTTGAGCATCTTGTTACTGGTGAGACAATGCAAATGACGACTAGTTCTGATCAGCGATGCAG CATGGAATATTATATGCAGAAAACATACTATAAAACTGCCTCATTGATCTCAAATAGCTGCAAGGCCATTGCCCTTCTTGCTGGCCAGACAGCTGAAACTTCAATACTGGCATACGAGTATGGAAAAAATCTG GGGCTGGCGTTTCAATTAATAGATGATGTTCTTGACTTCACTGGCACATCAAGTTCCCTTGGCAAAGGCTCTTTGTCTGACATTCGTCAT GGTATTATCACTGCTCCCATATTGTTTGCTATGGAGGAGTTTCCTGAGCTTCGGACCATTGTTGATCAGGGATTCGACAATACTGCCAATGTGGATCGT GCTCTAGAGTACCTTGGAAAGAGTCAGGGCATTGGGAGGACTAGAGAGCTAGCAGCAAAGCACGCCAACCTTGCCTCTGCTGCAATTGATTCCCTTCCTGAGAATAATGATGAGGATGTTCAGAAATCAAGGCGGGCACTTGTAGAATTGACACACCGAGTCATCGTGCGAACAAAATAA
- the LOC140978219 gene encoding putative hydrolase C777.06c, giving the protein MAATSDAAGNVTPNGSAETSRSALIFLGTGCSSAVPNAMCLIQPSDPPCPVCSQSLSLPPERNPNYRCNTSLLIDYCGDEGEHKYILIDVGKTFREQVLRWFTFHKIPLVDCIILTHEHADAVLGLDDIRAVQPFSPTNDIDPTPIYLSQHAMESIAVKFPYLAKKKIKPGQEVRRVAQLDWRIIDNDCSKTFVASGLQFFPLPVMHGEDYVCLGFLFGERSRVAYISDVSRFLPPTEYLISKHGGGQLDLLILDTLYKKGSHNTHFCFPQTLDAVKRICPKKALLIGMTHEFDHHKDNELLMEWSRREGIPVQLAHDGMRIPIAL; this is encoded by the exons ATGGCCGCCACGTCCGACGCCGCCGGCAATGTAACACCAAACGGCAGTGCGGAGACGTCGCGATCGGCTCTGATATTTCTGGGAACCGGTTGTTCCAGTGCTGTCCCCAATGCAATGTGCTTGATCCAACCTTCCGATCCTCCCTGCCCTGTGTGTTCCCAATCTTTATCCTTACCACCGGAGCGAAACCCTAATTACAG GTGCAACACGTCGCTTCTAATCGATTATTGCGGTGATGAGGGtgaacataaatatatattaattgatgTTGGCAAGACTTTTAGGGAACAAGTACTCAGATGGTTCACTTTTCACAAAATTCCCCTAGTTGACTGT ATTATATTAACTCATGAGCATGCTGATGCGGTTCTTGGTTTGGATGATATACGTGCCGTGCAACCTTTTAGTCCGACAAATGACATTGATCCAACTCCTATCTACCTTTCCCAACATGCAATGGAGAG CATTGCAGTGAAATTCCCTTACTtggctaaaaaaaaaattaagcctGGGCAGGAAGTTAGACGTGTGGCGCAACTTGACTGGAGGATTATCGATAATGACTGCTCAAAGACATTTGTAGCTTCCGGACTGCAATTTTTTCCTCTACCT GTGATGCATGGTGAAGACTATGTATGTTTAGGTTTTCTATTTGGTGAAAGATCCAGGGTAGCATATATATCAGATGTTTCACGCTTTCTTCCTCCCACAGAATACC TTATTTCCAAGCATGGAGGTGGACAGTTGGATCTCCTTATTCTGGACACTCTTTACAAG AAAGGTTCCCACAATACTCACTTTTGCTTCCCTCAG ACTCTTGATGCAGTGAAGAGGATATGTCCAAAGAAAGCTTTATTAATTGGAATGACCCACGAGTTTGATCACCACAAAGACAATGAACTTCTTATGGAATGGTCTAGAAG AGAAGGAATACCGGTCCAGCTTGCACATGATGGGATGAGAATCCCTATAGCCCTTTGA
- the LOC140978218 gene encoding solanesyl diphosphate synthase 3, chloroplastic/mitochondrial-like isoform X3: MVITKVPKLASAAEYFFKMGVEGKRFRPTVLLLMATALNIPMPRPASDAAGNPLSLELRSRQRCIAEITEMIHVASLLHDDVLDDADTRRGIGSLNFVMGNKLAVLAGDFLLSRACVALASLKNTEVVSLLAMVVEHLVTGETMQMTTSSDQRCSMEYYMQKTYYKTASLISNSCKAIALLAGQTAETSILAYEYGKNLGLAFQLIDDVLDFTGTSSSLGKGSLSDIRHGIITAPILFAMEEFPELRTIVDQGFDNTANVDRALEYLGKSQGIGRTRELAAKHANLASAAIDSLPENNDEDVQKSRRALVELTHRVIVRTK; this comes from the exons ATGGTAATTACAAAG GTCCCCAAGCTTGCCTCTGCTGCAGAATACTTTTTTAAAATGGGAGTCGAAGGAAAAAGATTTCGACCCACA GTTCTGTTGCTGATGGCCACAGCTTTAAATATTCCAATGCCGAGACCAGCTTCTGATGCTGCTGGCAATCCTTTGTCCTTGGAATTGCGTTCAAGACAGCGATGTATTGCTGAGATCACAGAGATGATCCAT gtTGCCAGCCTCCTCCATGATGACGTGTTGGATGATGCTGACACAAGGCGTGGGATTGGTTCATTGAATTTTGTAATGGGTAACAAG TTAGCTGTACTGGCTGGAGATTTCTTGCTTTCTAGAGCTTGTGTGGCACTTGCTTCTTTAAAAAACACCGAG GTTGTATCACTCTTGGCTATGGTTGTTGAGCATCTTGTTACTGGTGAGACAATGCAAATGACGACTAGTTCTGATCAGCGATGCAG CATGGAATATTATATGCAGAAAACATACTATAAAACTGCCTCATTGATCTCAAATAGCTGCAAGGCCATTGCCCTTCTTGCTGGCCAGACAGCTGAAACTTCAATACTGGCATACGAGTATGGAAAAAATCTG GGGCTGGCGTTTCAATTAATAGATGATGTTCTTGACTTCACTGGCACATCAAGTTCCCTTGGCAAAGGCTCTTTGTCTGACATTCGTCAT GGTATTATCACTGCTCCCATATTGTTTGCTATGGAGGAGTTTCCTGAGCTTCGGACCATTGTTGATCAGGGATTCGACAATACTGCCAATGTGGATCGT GCTCTAGAGTACCTTGGAAAGAGTCAGGGCATTGGGAGGACTAGAGAGCTAGCAGCAAAGCACGCCAACCTTGCCTCTGCTGCAATTGATTCCCTTCCTGAGAATAATGATGAGGATGTTCAGAAATCAAGGCGGGCACTTGTAGAATTGACACACCGAGTCATCGTGCGAACAAAATAA
- the LOC140978218 gene encoding solanesyl diphosphate synthase 3, chloroplastic/mitochondrial-like isoform X2 → MASVIYLSPAPSFAFLIIIPKRVIYSWVSSAISTIGKHSQHQGTYVVKEQLDPFSLVADELSILANSLRSMVITKVPKLASAAEYFFKMGVEGKRFRPTVLLLMATALNIPMPRPASDAAGNPLSLELRSRQRCIAEITEMIHVASLLHDDVLDDADTRRGIGSLNFVMGNKLAVLAGDFLLSRACVALASLKNTEVVSLLAMVVEHLVTGETMQMTTSSDQRCSMEYYMQKTYYKTASLISNSCKAIALLAGQTAETSILAYEYGKNLGLAFQLIDDVLDFTGTSSSLGKGSLSDIRHGIITAPILFAMEEFPELRTIVDQGFDNTANVDRALEYLGKSQGIGRTRELAAKHANLASAAIDSLPENNDEDVQKSRRALVELTHRVIVRTK, encoded by the exons ATGGCCAGCGTCATTTACCTCAGCCCTGCTCCCAGTTTCGCTTTCCTGATCATTATTCCCAAGAG AGTTATTTATTCTTGGGTTTCAAGTGCCATAAGTACTATTGGGAAACATTCTCAACATCAGGGAACCTATGTTGTTAAG GAGCAATTAGATCCATTTTCTCTCGTTGCTGATGAACTGTCCATTCTGGCAAATAGCTTGAGGTCCATGGTAATTACAAAG GTCCCCAAGCTTGCCTCTGCTGCAGAATACTTTTTTAAAATGGGAGTCGAAGGAAAAAGATTTCGACCCACA GTTCTGTTGCTGATGGCCACAGCTTTAAATATTCCAATGCCGAGACCAGCTTCTGATGCTGCTGGCAATCCTTTGTCCTTGGAATTGCGTTCAAGACAGCGATGTATTGCTGAGATCACAGAGATGATCCAT gtTGCCAGCCTCCTCCATGATGACGTGTTGGATGATGCTGACACAAGGCGTGGGATTGGTTCATTGAATTTTGTAATGGGTAACAAG TTAGCTGTACTGGCTGGAGATTTCTTGCTTTCTAGAGCTTGTGTGGCACTTGCTTCTTTAAAAAACACCGAG GTTGTATCACTCTTGGCTATGGTTGTTGAGCATCTTGTTACTGGTGAGACAATGCAAATGACGACTAGTTCTGATCAGCGATGCAG CATGGAATATTATATGCAGAAAACATACTATAAAACTGCCTCATTGATCTCAAATAGCTGCAAGGCCATTGCCCTTCTTGCTGGCCAGACAGCTGAAACTTCAATACTGGCATACGAGTATGGAAAAAATCTG GGGCTGGCGTTTCAATTAATAGATGATGTTCTTGACTTCACTGGCACATCAAGTTCCCTTGGCAAAGGCTCTTTGTCTGACATTCGTCAT GGTATTATCACTGCTCCCATATTGTTTGCTATGGAGGAGTTTCCTGAGCTTCGGACCATTGTTGATCAGGGATTCGACAATACTGCCAATGTGGATCGT GCTCTAGAGTACCTTGGAAAGAGTCAGGGCATTGGGAGGACTAGAGAGCTAGCAGCAAAGCACGCCAACCTTGCCTCTGCTGCAATTGATTCCCTTCCTGAGAATAATGATGAGGATGTTCAGAAATCAAGGCGGGCACTTGTAGAATTGACACACCGAGTCATCGTGCGAACAAAATAA